A single region of the Arthrobacter sp. V1I7 genome encodes:
- a CDS encoding biotin transporter BioY, with translation MTQTDGASPTPVRIPSSGSPSSGTPSAGTPSAGTGAPARRGRWDATDLGLIAVFAALVAGSALIAAIPVGGLGVPITLQTLAVMLTGLALGPGRAFAAVGLYVLLGLAGLPIFSGGRSGLGVLAGPSAGYILAFPLAAAAVGWLAAIVLRRTAGRAARLRAVLLFAAAMVSSIIFVHGLGVLGMMVNAKLDFSKAFLADLAFYPGDVIKNALAVTIALSLHKAFPDLLLRRARKADPLPGEVLPGDVLPGDVLPGDVLPGGARP, from the coding sequence ATGACCCAGACCGACGGCGCTTCGCCCACCCCCGTCCGCATCCCTTCGTCCGGCAGTCCTTCGTCCGGCACGCCTTCTGCCGGCACGCCTTCTGCCGGCACGGGGGCGCCTGCGCGCCGCGGCCGCTGGGACGCCACGGATCTCGGGCTGATCGCCGTCTTCGCCGCGCTCGTGGCCGGCTCCGCGTTGATCGCCGCGATTCCCGTGGGCGGTCTCGGGGTGCCCATCACGCTGCAGACCCTGGCGGTCATGCTTACGGGTCTGGCCCTGGGCCCGGGGCGGGCCTTCGCCGCCGTCGGGCTGTACGTTCTCCTGGGACTGGCCGGACTGCCGATTTTCAGCGGCGGCCGCAGCGGACTCGGCGTCCTGGCCGGACCGTCCGCCGGCTACATCCTGGCCTTCCCGCTCGCCGCCGCGGCCGTGGGCTGGCTGGCTGCCATTGTGCTCCGCCGGACCGCGGGCAGGGCCGCCCGGCTCCGGGCAGTGCTGCTGTTCGCGGCCGCCATGGTGAGCAGCATCATCTTTGTCCACGGCCTCGGTGTCCTCGGCATGATGGTGAACGCGAAGCTGGACTTCTCCAAGGCCTTCCTCGCAGACCTGGCCTTCTACCCCGGTGACGTGATCAAGAACGCCCTGGCCGTAACCATCGCGCTGTCCCTGCACAAGGCCTTCCCGGACCTGCTGCTCCGCCGCGCCCGGAAGGCCGACCCGCTGCCCGGTGAGGTGCTGCCGGGTGACGTGCTGCCGGGTGACGTGCTGCCGGGTGACGTGCTGCCGGGTGGCGCCCGCCCGTGA